The sequence ATCACCGCGGATTCGGAGTTGCAGGACAGATACGACGTCCCGGACCCGAACGCGGTCGTCGTCTCCGACGATCCGGATACGGACCACGAGACGGTCCACGAACGCTGGGACGACCTCGCTGACTGGCGAACGATCCGTCGAGACATTCCGATCCTGAAACGCGCCGTCCGGCGGGCCGAATCGGCGAGCGACGGCCGCGTGAACTCGAGTTTGTGATGGACGGAGGCGAAAACGAACGTAATCGGTACGGGGGTCAGTTCGTCAGCGGCTGGTTGAACCCGCGCTCGCGCTCGAGGACGGTCTCCCAGGTGAGTTCACAGTCACAGGAGACCTGCTCGAAGACGGTGGGGTCCTGTCGGAGGCCGAAGTCCTTGATTGCCTTCTGGACGAGGTCGTCGCACTCTTTGCAGTTGTGCGGGCCGCGGTCGGAGCCGTGGCCGACGGGGTCGGAGACGACGATGGCGTCGACGTCGGCGGTCTGCTCTAAGACGTGGGCGACCGACCAGAGCCACGGCGGGCGATAGCCCCCGCGGAAGTAGAGGTCGTCGACCATCGTGTAGCGCTGGACGTTACAGGGGTTCATCGAGACGGTGTGACAGCCGGCAACGTCGGCACAGCGTTCGATCGAGGAGATCATGTCCTCGACGGCCTCGGATTCGGTGAGGAACGGCGGCTTCATCAGGAGATAGGCCTTGATCCCGGCATCGGCGTCCTCGCCCGCCTCCGAATCTGCGGCGGCGGCCTCCGCGCAGGCGTCCTCGAAGTCCGCGAAGTCGAAGTACTTGTTCACGCAGTCGTGACGGACCCGATCCGTGGCCGTCTCGAGGCCGATCGCCATGTCCGTGTCGATCCCGTGCTGGGTGAAGTCGCCGATCTTCTCGCGGGAGACGAAGTCCGGCAGCGACTCGAGGACGATCCGCTCGCGGTCGGCGAACGTCTCGGCGATGGCTTCTCGGGTGCGGGCGCCGACCTCGCGCTCGTCCAAAAAGGAGCCGGAGGTGTAGATCTTGATGAGTTCGGCAGGCTCGTCGGCGTTTTCACTTTCGTGCTCGAGACAGACGTCGATCTGGTCCAGCAGGGCCTCGTGGGAGACGGAACCGCCGTCGACGCTCTCGGCGACGTAACCACACATCGTGCAGCCGCCGGCTCGAGCCCAGCGGCAGCCGCCGGTGTTGAGGATGATCGTGAGGCTCTGCTTGACCCCGTCGGGGGTGTTGTCCTCGTCGAGCCAGACGCGGGTAGGCTCGTGGGGGTCGTAACTGGCCTCCTTGCGCGAGCGGATCTCGCGCATCACCTGATTGTGGGCGTCCATGCCCTTGCCCTGCTCGTAGACCTCGGGCGTGGGAGTGCTCATTACTCGATCTGAGCGGCCCAGCAGGTAAAGCCCCTGCGCCTCGCCACTGGTCAGATACGAGTTCGGCGCTGCAGAGACATCAGTTCGCAACACCACGAAAGCCCCCGTCTCGCTCGACCATCCGCGGCTCGTTGTCGTTCGAGAGAGCGAAGCTCTCTCGTGATGACCAAAGACCTCCGGTCTTTCGAACCACGGTCCTCGCTTCGCTGCGGTCCTTACGTCGCCGAGGATGGACCGACCGAGACGGCCCCTTTCATTCCCACCCGTGTCGACTGCTCGAGCAAGCTACGTGGGTGGGAATGAAAGGGGCTGCCCTGGTCGCTGAGCGAGACGACGTAAGCACCGCAACATTGTGAGGAGCGCAGCGAGTCGCAGCCAGCGACCAGGGCAGGGGCTTTCGTGGTGTTCATCGGCGACCAATCGAAACATGGTTCGCAGAACAATCGCACGACTAGCGACGCGTCTTTTTTGACGACGGCCGCGCAATCGGAAGGCGATGGACGTCGCCGTCGGCATCGTCGCCCAGCGAGGAAACGAGCGCGCACAGAGACTCGCCGGAACCCTCCTCGAGACGCTCGAGCGGGACCACGGCGCTGACGTGGTGGTGGACGAGGCGACCGCCAGCGCGGCGGCTGCCGACGCGACGGACGAAACGGACGACCTCCCCGGCGTCGCCGTCGAGGAGATGGCCGACCGTGACCTCGTGGTCAGCATCGGCGGCGACGGCACTCTCCTCTTCGTCGCTCGAGCGATCGGTTCGACACCGCTCGTGGGTGTCAACCTCGGAGAAGTGGGCTTTCTCAACGCAGTCGATCCTGCAGACGCGGAGGCCGTGGTCACCGATCTCGTCACGATCATCGAGGCTGGCGACCCGGTCCCCGGTCGCGACCTCGTCCGCCTCGAGGCGAGCGCTGCCGGCGAGTCGTGGATCCTCGAGCCAGCGCTCAACGAGGTGCTCGTCCACGGGCCGCGACGGGGCCACAGCGGCGGGGCGACGATCGAGATCCGCGTCGACGGGACACAGTACGTCGAGACCCACGCCGACGGGGTTCTCGTGGCGACGCCGACCGGTTCGACCGCCTACAACCTGAGCGAGGGCGGGCCGCTGGTCCACCCCGATGCGGACGCACTCGTCGTCACGGGGATGGCCCCCACCGAGCCGATAGCACCGCTGGTCGTCGATCAGGACGCGAGTCTCTCGATCACGGTCTCGAACGCCCCCGAGGCGTTCGTGATCGGCGACGGGCGCAACCGTCGAGCGGTCGAGCCCCCAGTGACGGTCGCGGTGTCGACCGCCGACGAACCAGGGAAACTCGTCGGCCCGGAGTCGAACGTCTTCGAGGCGCTCGAGAAACTCGAGTGAGCCCGATCAGTTCGATCACCCCGCGTCGACCAGCCGCCCGAGCTGTGACGGCGGCACCGCCCCGCGGGCGACGCGCCCGTCGGCGACGAACGTCGGCACGCCGGTGATCCCGCGTCGATGGGCGTCGGCGAACCGGTCCTCGAGAGACGCGCGCAGGTCGTCGTCAGCGATTGCAGTCCTGATCCCCTCGCTCGAGAGCCCAACGCGGTCGGCGAGGTCGGCCAGTACGTCGACCTCGCCGATGTCGCGTTCGTCCTGCCAGAGCGCGGTGTAGATCGCCTCGTCGAACGCGGGCCACGTCTGGGGATGCTCCCGAGCGACGTACAGCGAGGCCTGCTGGGCCGGCAGCGAGTCGACCTCGATCGCGAGTTCCTGTGCCATCTCGACGCCGTACTCCGCCTGCAGTCGACGGACGTTCTGGCGGGCCTGCTCGTAGTAGGCATCGTCCTTACCATCGTCGGCGTCGTGATCGATCGAGCCGTCCGGGTTCCGCTTGTCTCGACGCAGATCGAACGGGTGCCACTCGAGCGCGAGCGGTTCGGTACGCTGCTCGCGGTACTGGGCGAGCGATCGTGTGCCGAGATAACAGAATGGGCAAACGTAGTCGGCGTAGACCGTGAGCCGGTCGGTCGCCCCGGGAGTCGACGGGGTGTCAGACATACCTGCGATAGGAGGCGTCGACGGAAAAACGACCGGACGCCGGCAGTCTGGCCCGCGTCGGGTGTGGGCCGACTCGAGTTACGCGCCGTCGCGGTTGGACGGATCGGCTGCGGAGTCAGCACCGACGACATCGGCATCCGCGTCTGCGTCCCTGTCGACCGACACCGGCAGGTTCGGATCCCGGTACGGGTTGTGCCCGTAGGCCGGAAGCTCGTCCTCGAGTTGCTCTTTCAACACGCGCCGAAGGCGATTGAGGCTCGTCGTGTCGAGGCCGTGTTTCGACGCGAGTCGCTTGAACGTCGGCTCGTCGGTGACGTCGTGCGCACGGTACTCGGCGAACAGCTCTTCCATGCGGTCGGCCGACAGCGACTGGACGTCGACGTCGTCCAGTCCGAAGTACTGTCGCCGATCGACGTCGACAACGTGGCGAATGACGACCAGCGCGACCTTCTCGATCGCCCGCTGGCTCCCGAACTCGGTGAGGTCGATCTCGTCCATCACACCGAGCGCAAGATCGCGCTGCCACGGCGTCACCTCGAGGGCGTTACACAGCGCCTGCGTCGTTCGCAGGCGATCGAGGTGGTGGGCACGCTCGCTGTAGCCCGGCGTCGCGGCGTGCTGTTCGTCGTGGAGGCGGCGAACGCTCTCGGAGAGATCCCCGTCGGGCGACTCCGCCCGCCCGATCACCGTTGCACTCGGCGTGACGACCCCCCAGCGCCGGACCGTCGCGTCCCGCTGGGCCGCCGCTCGAGAGAGCGAGCCCGCTCCCGGCCGGGTCTCGAGGTGGTGCGTCGACTCCTGCTCCGGCGTGACGCCGCCATCGGCTCGAAGATCCGACGAGGATCGCGAACCGTCGGTCTGGAGGGGCTCACCGCGACCGGCGTCGGGCGCGGATCCGTCGGGTTGCATCTCGTCTGAGGGTCAGCGGGCGAGACTGAAAAAAGCTCGTGCTCGTTCGCGTACGCCGTCAGGTTTGTTCGGCCGTAGGATCGTCGAACGCGGACGCGAGCACGGTGGCGGTCTCTCCACACCGCACCCATCGGAATTGTCCGCTCTGGAACTCGAGTCGGTGTTCGACGCTCGAGCGCTGTCTGAAGTATCGACTCGACGGAGTGGCAACTCGACGGTGATGAGCCACCTTCGAAAATCCCTTCGTAGCTCTACCTTGTGACCAGAGGTACGTAAAGAGCGTCGGCGGTCGACGTCGCTCACGGGGTGAAATCTCGGGCTCGTCGCCCGAAGAAAGTCGTCGCGTCGACAGCGGCCGCTCGAAACTCGTGAGCGCGTGAGAACGGCCGTCTTCCCGCCATAGCTCCACCTTGTGACCAGAAGTACTTAAAGAACGAAGGCAGCTTGCAACTGAGAGACGCGGGTTCGAATCGACGAGACCGTCGACAGTAGCTACTCGAGAGCTGTAGAGACTGCGAGAACGGCCGTCTTCCCGTCATAGCTCCACCTTGTGACCAGAAGTACTTAAAGGAAATACGCTCCACCGGTCCGACCACGGCCCCGAGTCGACCGACACCGTGTCTCGAGTCGACCGACACCGTGTCTCGAGTCGACCGACACCGTGTCTCGAGTCGACCGACACCGTGTCTCGAGTCGACGAACGTCGACAGCAGTCGCTCGAGGTTCGTGAGTACGTGAGAACGACCGGCCTCCCGTCATAGCTCTACCTTGTGACCAGAGGTACTTAAATGAGGGTCGGGCAGCCGACAGGCGAGCGTCAGCCCCGACTCGCGTCGATCAGGTCGTCGACGAACGCGTCCAGTCGGTCCCGATCCGGGCCACCACGAGCGTGGATCGACGGATCGATCGCTCGCGGCGGGGTGGCGAACGACCGGCCGACGAGGTCGCCCACGACCTCGCTCCCCTCGCCGCGGCGCTTCCGCTCGAGCAGGTCGCGAGCCCGGTCGATCCGGTCGGCGTCGAAGACCGTGGGTGCTTGCTCGTCGAGGAACGCCTCGAACTCGAGGGCGGGCAGGTCGTGATCGCCCCGCTCGCCGGTTGCGAGCAGGTAGCGGGCGGACATCGCCGCCCGGCAGACCGTGAGGTTGCGTTTGACCGTTCGGTCCGTGGCGGTCTCGGCGTATCGCTCGTCGTCGGCGTCGATCCGTGTCGTCCCGTCGGGTGCGTCGACGAGGAAACCGTCGTCGTCTCGCTCGCGGATGGGATAGACTTCGCCGTCGCGCACGAGGTGACAGGAGAGGTACTTCCGGTAGTTGTTCCTCGCGATCGCCCGCCAGTCGTGGTACAACTCGATCGGATCGAAGGTCCGTTCGACGAACGCGCGGAGCGGGGCAGGGTCGACGGTCGTCCGATAGCGAACGGGACTTCGGAGGAGGTCGATCGCCCCCTGGTTGGACTCGGCGAGCAACCGGGCGAACGTGGTGACGTCCCAGCCGTGGCACTCGAGGTCGACAGTCGGCGCGTTGCCCCGGTCACCGTCGTCGTCAGAATCTGGCTCACTCGAGTCGTCGAGCACCGTCGGTGGCCCCTCGAGGTGGGCGTACCGGCGCAAATCGGTCGCGACGAAGACGAACCCGACGTCGTAGTCGCTGTCGGGTCCGGCCGCCCCCCAGGCGTGACTCCCGCGGGCGGCCGCGAAGACGATCGAGACGTCGTGGCGGCGCTCGAGGCTCGAGAGGGTGTCCTCGACGGCCGCGTGGACTGCTGGTGGGATCGAAGGCCGGGGAGCGGGCATCGGTGAGACGGACGGGTCGAACGGTAAAAACGATCAGGTCGATCGCGAACCGGGATACTCGTGGCCGACCACGAGCGCGACCACGTTCACGACGAGAAGGCCGAGAAACAGCGAGAAGGTGAACGCGGAGTCGAGGCCGAGGAGAAAGACCGGAACGTACGTCAGCGGCATGACGGTGGCGACCCAGAAGCTTGCAGCGGTGATGGCATCGCGTAGACGCATCACCCTAGCGCATCGAGTCGAGGCCGACGAAGGAGTCCTCGTGGGCCGAGATCCAGGTCGTCATGAGTTGTTCCTCGCTGGCGTTCCGGGGGAAGATCGCACACTCGTCCGGTGCATCGTCGTTCTCGACGGTGACGACGTCGAGTTCGAGGGCGTCCCGCGGGGGTTCGTCCATCCGTGGTCGGGTGTCACCGTTAGAGGTCATCGGTCGGTCGACCCCGACTACCCCGGTACGGGTAATTGTTATCCAGTAGTTTACAGTCCACTGGGGGCAAATTTTCCCCGGTGGACGGGAGAAGAAGAGGCAGGAGCCGGGTATCTGGAATTTCCGGCATACGATGACTATCGCGTCGATCGGGACCGTCTTAGCGGAGCGTTAGCGAAACGTTAGTGAGAACGTAACCAGCCGTTTCCGCAGGTGGATCGTCGATCACAGTCCCGTCGTGGTCGCCCCCACCTCGAGCCGCCGCAGACGCGATCAGTTCTCGGGGCGTTCACCGAGCGCAAGCGGCTCGGTAACCTCCCGACCGTCGCGCCAGATGCGCAGGTCGATGGTCTGGTCCGGACTCGTCTCGAGTGCGAGGAACGTCGAGAGGGCGTGGCGATCCGGAATCGGCTCGTCGTCCATCTGGACGATGACGTCCCCGCCGACGGGGACCGGTTCGCCGCCCCGTTCGACGAGGCCGTCGGCACCCTCGAGAACCCCATCGGCGGGACCGTCGGAGATGACGTCGGTGACCATGATACCGGTCGCTTCCGGCAGGTCGTTTTCCTCGGCGATGACGCGGTCGACCGTCGCGAGGTGGATACCCATGTACGAGTGGCGAAACTCGCCGTCCTCGATCAGGGTGGGAACGACGCGACTGGCCAGCGCGGCGGAAATGGCGAAGCCGATGTTGTTGCCGCCGCCGGCGTGGACGACGCCCACGACGTCGCCGTCGAGGTCGACCAGCGGGCCGCCGCTGTTACCCGGGTTGACCGCGGCGTCCGTCTGGACGACGTTGGGGAACGAGAAGTTGCGTCCGGGCGCGTCTGTCGTGCGATCGACGCCGCTGACGATGCCGGCCGACATCGACCCCTCGAGCCCGAAGGGGTTGCCGATGGCGAGGACCTGCTGACCGACGACGGGGTGTTCGGCGCTGAACGACAGCGGTGTCGTCGACTCGGGAACGTGGTCGACTTCGAGAACTGCGAGGTCGCTAAAGCGGTCCGTGCCGACGAGGCGGGACCCCGACCAGTCGCCGGTGAGGTACTGGAGTTCGACTGCCTCGGCACCGGCGACGACGTGATCGTTCGTGACGACGTGGCGGTCGTCGACGACGAATCCGGAGCCTTCGCCGCGGCCTTCGGCGTCGGACGTCGGATCCTCGACGCCGAACGCCCGGACCTGCGTGACCGAGTCGATGACGGCCTCGTAGACGTCGGTGAACGCCGAGCCCTCGGCGACGTTGTCCCGGTCGATCTGGTGGGAGGAACTGCCGTCGATCTGGCTTCTGGAACGGGGCTCTGCACAGCCGGCGACGGCCGCCGAGAGGCCGGCCCCTGCGAGGGCCAGAAAGCCCCGACGGTCCAGCCGATTCGTCCTCATGTGCGGGCGAAAGGATCCCTGCTATTTCAACCCGGGTGTCTTTGAGCAGCGGAGACCCGGCGACCACGACTTCCGGCCGGAACCCGAACGACTCGAGCACCGGGTGATTCCCCGCCGCTCGCTTCGAGTCGTCCTCCCGTGAAGATAAGTCACTCCACCGCCGATGGGCGGGCATGAACGCCCGCGAGACCCACACGAGAGGTCCCCCCGTGCTCGAGTCGTCAGCAGTCGCGACGTTACCCGGTGTCTGCGGTGGTCGGCGATGAGCGACGACCCCGACCTCGCCGTCGGTGCCGACGCGTTCACAGACCGCGGCGCAGGGCTGGCGGTCGCCGTCGTCGGCGCAGGTGCGGTGGGCGCGACCGTCGCGTACGAACTGGCCCGTGAGGGTGCCGACGTGACGCTGTACGATCGGGGCGGAATCGCGAGTGGCTCGAGCGGTCGCGCGGCGGGCATCTGTTACGACGCGTTCGCCGATCCACTGGACGCCGAGATCGCTGGCGAGTCGATCGAGCGGTTTCGCGCGCTCTCGGGCGACGAGACGTTCCCGTTCGTCGAGTGCCCGTACGTCTGGCTGGCCCGCGAGGGCGACGCGGAGGCCGCCGACGCGATCCGCGGGCAGGTCGACCGGATGCAAGACGCCGGCGTGATCGCCCTCGAGATGGACGCCGACGCGCTCTCCGAGCGGTTCCCGTCGGTCCGGACCGACGACGTCGCCGTTGCCGGGATCGCTGGCGCGGCCGGGTACACCGATCCGGCCCGGTATACGGCGTGTCTCGCGGCCGCTGCGACCGGGGCCGGCGCGACGCTCGAGTCCGACTCGCCGGTATCAGTTCGGGCAGACCCCCCTCGAGTGCTCGAGGAAGACGGCACCAGCCACGAGGTCGACGCCGTCGTCGTCGCCGCCGGCGCACGCACGCCGTCGTTGCTCGCCGACGCCGGCCTCGGGATCGCCGCCAAACCCTACCGGGTGCAGGCGCTCGTCGCGAGCGGCGTGTTCGAGGAACCGATGTGCTACGATGCGACGGCCGACTTCTACGTTCGGCCCCACGCCGAAGGGCTGCTCGCCGGAAACGGGACCGAAGAGCGAGAGGCCGAGCCTGACGCGTACGACCGTGACGCCGACCCGGACTTCGCCGACGGCCTCGTCAAACGAGTACGCCACCGGTTCCCGGGCCTCGAGGGGAGTGTCGACCGGGCGTGGGCGGGACTCTGTACGGCGACGCCGGATCGTGATCCACTGGTCGGAGAACGAGCAGAGGGGGTCTTCGTGGCGACGGGGTTCCAGGGACACGGGTTCATGCGCGCGCCGGCGATCGGTGCGCGGCTGGCCGAGGAAGTCCTCGGCGGCGACGGTATCGATGCCTTCGATCCGACGCGGTTCGACGGTGACGAGACGTTCGCGATTCGAGAGGGACTCCACCTCGAGGAACAGAACTGAGCCGGCCAGTCGAGGTCACGTGGCCGGGCCGACTCGAGGTCACTCCCCGACCTGGAGGCCGTCACGTCGGTCCGGACGTTCGGACGAGGCGGTCGTCGCTTGCGGATCGCGATCGGGGCCCGTGTCGGGACCTCCGCCGGTTGCTCGATCACTCGCTGGAGCGGTGGTCGTTCCGGGGCCCACGTCGTCGCCGACGTCCGTCACTGCGTCGGCGTCCGAATCGACGTCCGATTCGACTGCGGTACCCCCGCTGACGGTCGACTTGGGGATGTCGATCCGGAGCGTACCGGCTTCGGAGAGGTGTGCGGTGCCGGCGTCCGGGTCGACGTGGGCGTCGTCGGGGAGGTCGACGTCACCCTCGAGAGTCATCCCGCGACCGGGATAGCGCACCTCGTAACCGTCGCGGTACTCCCGGAATCGATCGATTCGAACCCGGACAGCGCCATCGACGTACCGGACCTGCACGTCGTCGGGGTCGGCACCCGGGGCGTCGAAGACGACGCGGTAGGACTGTTCGCCCTCGAGAACGTCGACGGGTAACGATCGGGTCGTCTGGAGGTGACCGTTCGCGCGGCCGAGCTGCCGATAGAGGACGGTTCCGATGGTCGACGTCAGGTCGTCGAGGCTCACACCACCTCACCCCCGGCGGCGCTCGAGGCGCTCGCCGGAACCGGCTGGAGGGCCCTGCTGGGCGCGTGGAACATCTTGTCTCTTGAGGCTACGAGAGCCACGGCTTTAGTGATTGTGCTCACCCCGATTCCCTTCGTCGAAGCATCCCGGGACTGGACAACAGATTGTGATCACGCATCCTATACGACAGGATCAATTCTATATCATATAAATTACTAACACCGAGCTTTTATATAGTGGACAGATACGATCGGATCGTCGAGGGTCGCGGTGTCGAACCCGTCACGACAGCCTGTGTGGCCTCGAGAGCCCCGTCGAACGAGTTGCCGACGGTCGGTTGACGGTCGGCGGCGGGACGAACGTGGCGGAGCGACTGCCGGTTGTCGACCGCGTTTGAAACCCGGTGGACCGGTTTCGAGCAGGATCAGAGGGCGGTAGGCGTTCGGCTGGCCAGAGAGAGAGCACCCAACAGGTATCCAGATATCGAGTGTTTTCGGATTTAGTCAGCTTGTTTATCTGTAGACCGAGAGCGACGCCGGTGGGTAGCCCTCGGCGAGGTCTGAGACAGCGTCCCGACGTTCGAGCGAGGCTCGAGCGGCGGACCTGGCGGGGCGAAACCCCGTGGTAGTCCACCGCGCGGTCGTCGGGACGGCCACGAGATGCCACCCTCACACGATACGGAGCGGTCACGGACTCGGATGCCATCGGAGCGGACCACTCGAGAGCCCGGCGGTGGGACCGGGCGATCCCTGGGCAGGATCGGAAAGCGGTATGGTGGCTTGGCGGCGCAGCGTGGCACGGTCCGGTGGCTGAAACGCGGACCGAGCTACGTCGCCGTGTTATACCGTGACGTCGAGTCGCCTAAGTGTACGGGATGCGGCGGGCGGTTCCGGTTCCGCCGGCTCCCCGAGCGGGGGCTGGAGATCGGTCTGCTCGTCACTCGAGCGCGACGGCGATCGGGGCGCTCGACCAGCAGGGCTGGCTCACTCGAGGTTGACGTTGACGTTCTTGGCCTGGGTGTACTCGGAGATCGCTTCGGTGCCCTGTTCCCGGCCGTAGCCGCTCTGTTTGAAGCCGCCGAAGGGCGTCTGGGGCTGGGTGACCGGGTACTCGTTGACACTGACCATCCCGTAATCGAGGTGCTCTGCGACCGTGTGGGCCGTCTGCAGGTCCTGTGTCCAGATGCCGGCCATCAGGCCGTACGGGGAATCGTTGGCGATCTCGATGGCCTCCTCGCGGTCGCCGAACTCGATGACCGAGAGCACCGGACCGAAGATCTCCTCCTGGGCGATCGTCATGTCGTTGCTGACGTCGGTGAACACGGTCGGCTCGACGAAGTAGCCCTGGTCGCGATCGGCCGGGACGCCGCCGCCGGTCGCGACGGTCGCACCTTCCGCTTTGCCGGTCTCTATGTACTCGAGGACGTCCTGCTGGTGGCTCTCGCTGACGAGGGGGCCCATCCGGCCGTCGTCGTCGATGCCACTGCCGAGCGTGGTCGCCTCGGCCTGGGCGACGATCTTCTCGACGAGATCGTCGTGAACCGACTCGTGAACGAGTACGCGCGAGCCCGCCCAGCACATCTGGCCGGCGTTCATGAAGATGCCGTAGTGACAGCCGCTGGCGGCGTCCTCGAGGTCGGCGTCGGGGAAGACGACGTTCGGCCCTTTGCCGCCGAGCTCGAGCGTGACGCCGGTGACGTTCTTGGCGGCGCGTTCCATGACGCCCTTGCCGACGCCCGTCGAGCCGGTGAAGGCAATGTGGTCGACGTCCGGGTGCTCGACGAGGTGGTTGCCGGCGACGCTCCCGCGACCGGGGACGACGTTGAGGACGCCGTCCGGAAGGCCGGCGTCCTCGGCTGCGACGGCGTAGTAGAGCGCCGACAGCGGTGTGGTGCTCGAGGGCTTGAGCACGGCGGAGTTCCCGCAGGCGAGCGCGGGAGCGAGGCTCCGACCGGCGAGCTGGAACGGGTAGTTCCACGGGATGACGTGGCCGGTGACGCCGACCGGTTCCCGGAGCGTGTAGTTCAGTCGGTTCCCGGGGACAGGGACCTCGTCGCCCTGTATCTTGTCGGTCCAGCCGGCGTAATAGCGGAACGTGTCGATCACCATGTCGACGTCGATCGAGGCTTCGAACGGCGTCTTGCCGTTGTCGTAGGACTCGACCGTGATGATCTCCTCCTTGCGGTCTTCGATGGCGTCGGCCATCCGGTGGAGCGCCGCCCCGCGCTCGCGAGGTGCGAGCGACCGCCACTCGCCGTCGCGGGCAACGGCGCGGCTGGCTGCCTCGACTGCAGCGTCGACGTCGTCCTCGGACGCCTCCGCGAGTTCCGCGTAAACGTCTTCGGTTGCGGGATCCTCGGTCGTGAACGTCTGGCCGTCGGCCGCAGCCGTCCACGAGCCGTCGATATACAGGTCTGTTGGGCCGTCGTAAGTCATGCACTCGAGGATACAGAGCCAACGACCGTAAATGATGTGATACCGTCCGGCACGACCGAGTGGCGACGTAACGGATAGCCGTTACCCGAGCGGGTTGGCATCGGCCACGGCAGTACTCGAGCAGTCGGTCGCTCACGCCACCAAAGACGCCCGCGAGGAGTCGATGGCGGCCGTCGAGGGCGTCCGTGAGAGTGCCGACCGGGTCGCCCGCACGACCGAGCAGGCCGTCGAGGAGACGGGACGCCAGAAGGCGGGAGTCTTCGGCCTGGCTGAGCGGTTCGAGAATCCGGCAGACCAGTCAAACCCCGGCGAACGAGAGCGGCGAGAGTGGTTCCCGTCGTGATCCGGGGCGACCCCGTGATCGATGGCGGAACCTGACGAGCCACGAGTCGTTTACATCGATCGTATACA is a genomic window of Natrarchaeobaculum aegyptiacum containing:
- a CDS encoding aldehyde dehydrogenase family protein, which produces MTYDGPTDLYIDGSWTAAADGQTFTTEDPATEDVYAELAEASEDDVDAAVEAASRAVARDGEWRSLAPRERGAALHRMADAIEDRKEEIITVESYDNGKTPFEASIDVDMVIDTFRYYAGWTDKIQGDEVPVPGNRLNYTLREPVGVTGHVIPWNYPFQLAGRSLAPALACGNSAVLKPSSTTPLSALYYAVAAEDAGLPDGVLNVVPGRGSVAGNHLVEHPDVDHIAFTGSTGVGKGVMERAAKNVTGVTLELGGKGPNVVFPDADLEDAASGCHYGIFMNAGQMCWAGSRVLVHESVHDDLVEKIVAQAEATTLGSGIDDDGRMGPLVSESHQQDVLEYIETGKAEGATVATGGGVPADRDQGYFVEPTVFTDVSNDMTIAQEEIFGPVLSVIEFGDREEAIEIANDSPYGLMAGIWTQDLQTAHTVAEHLDYGMVSVNEYPVTQPQTPFGGFKQSGYGREQGTEAISEYTQAKNVNVNLE